The proteins below are encoded in one region of Candidatus Protochlamydia phocaeensis:
- a CDS encoding aminotransferase class IV, protein MLEEDRWVCLNGECVREADARVPVTDRGFLFGDGIFTTIRINEGRIEFLSAHLARLYQQCRQLNMEPPLIPFEWIGELIRKNQALQGTWRLKIVVTGGNDSALRLPRRQAGLVLLTIKPYRFEVFSPVRLCLFPYPVVRPLAACKSLAYLDRLVIQEYACRQGYADAIVCDCKNHLLETAFSNLFWLSDETLFFPDPALPYLQGILLNQFLPYLKANIQFLKARLEDIPSDAVVYLCNALTHIRPVIAIGERSFGRLSQTENRLQQAIFEALQQEVV, encoded by the coding sequence GTGTTAGAAGAAGACAGGTGGGTCTGCCTAAATGGAGAGTGTGTGCGGGAGGCGGATGCCCGTGTGCCTGTTACTGATCGCGGGTTTCTGTTTGGTGATGGAATTTTTACCACGATAAGAATAAATGAAGGCAGAATCGAATTTCTTTCAGCCCATCTTGCCCGCTTATATCAGCAATGCCGACAGCTCAATATGGAGCCGCCGCTTATTCCTTTTGAATGGATCGGAGAGCTGATCCGAAAAAATCAAGCGCTGCAAGGGACCTGGCGCTTAAAAATTGTCGTGACGGGCGGCAATGATTCCGCTTTGCGGCTGCCCCGCCGGCAAGCAGGCCTCGTGCTCTTGACCATTAAACCTTATCGCTTTGAAGTCTTTTCTCCCGTTCGTTTATGTCTTTTCCCTTATCCTGTGGTTCGTCCTCTTGCTGCCTGCAAAAGCTTAGCCTATTTAGACCGCTTGGTTATTCAAGAGTATGCGTGCCGCCAAGGCTATGCAGATGCCATTGTGTGCGATTGTAAAAATCATCTATTAGAGACCGCTTTTTCTAACCTTTTTTGGCTAAGCGATGAGACATTATTCTTTCCAGATCCTGCGCTTCCCTATCTTCAAGGCATTTTATTAAACCAATTCCTCCCTTATCTGAAAGCAAATATTCAATTTTTGAAGGCGCGCCTGGAGGATATTCCCTCTGACGCTGTTGTTTATTTATGCAACGCCTTAACCCATATCCGTCCTGTCATCGCAATTGGAGAGCGTTCTTTTGGCCGGCTAAGCCAGACGGAAAACCGGCTGCAACAAGCGATCTTTGAAGCTTTGCAGCAAGAAGTTGTTTAA
- a CDS encoding ATP-binding protein gives MTVPIANLVSSPLTHDFKTSLFLGCWKNAGRQVSLYHSDQNLWAFIQYSDGSRHTLSTKDWTLNDFIKLAFPEENLANADQLISKVKAIAEKNLFQVMLCYNVVMEKYKEKLTLRPLKEKEAIHQAIHRMKDEQKNWLYSLIEADLSSYLPLESDQKEFKFTLDLYKEEDAFFASLLRFSTEKPSGKCSVVKLALCAFSYEALGKIEQAVNGYFALFHYHYVLRDEKAAASCLLKAVSLIDSAGSDLEWAHFLEKIPREDLIQLADIYPEPRLNQLILQKDAVRLSFEECLRAFELPSSQRQTNCFISFYEKDETIQTWLTSSLIPDLEKAGIETLSALGYIGLREIYKEPVGVSELIRKSDQVLLLCTTEMKTICDQYNKTFNGMTQQIRLAKERWKDIKSIFALVLKGNKDTAVPFGFLDLIMPCEEDIFSHYYINLFKLLASMRGILTQELNQLSERFASQANMIKKGVIDTAAVAKWKEEQAAWKKKAVDQSINRVADKIQTFVVPSSAGHFIGREKELEKITQLVANQSASRICLTGMAGVGKSELASQYAHRYRTQYDFIYTIKADSCDSLIQSFLALANELNIPSGNTEERLKWLKSTLEKWSISYLLILDGMNTHAVFEMLSKYLPNRNGCLLLTSRLPEYSRLLEFELIQIQSFTTSEATQYLKEFYLHADEKEISRLIHYFKGHPFALHLAVEYMQAHSLTVRAFNDHVTQYGIKIFEDSIDQTGGHSNKLLSLWNTSLQEIQKESIMPTKLLYFLSFFGEEAIPLKMIGHWQETYYSSYICLDVSCWIKDLLDYSLMHSPAPNSFVIPPLLQSLMLHYLSIEERYETAIQASRLILTFRPSQKGNSRLLQFSSSHCKAIAQHLSSLKRSFVEEDNQWKTLDGLQKDLESLL, from the coding sequence ATGACAGTTCCAATAGCAAATCTTGTTAGTTCTCCTCTTACCCATGATTTCAAAACTTCCCTATTTTTAGGCTGTTGGAAAAATGCGGGACGTCAAGTCTCCCTTTACCATTCAGATCAAAATTTATGGGCTTTTATTCAGTATTCCGATGGATCAAGGCATACGTTAAGTACGAAAGATTGGACACTAAATGATTTTATTAAATTAGCTTTCCCGGAAGAAAATTTAGCGAATGCAGATCAATTAATTTCAAAAGTCAAGGCAATTGCGGAGAAAAATCTGTTTCAAGTCATGCTTTGCTATAATGTCGTAATGGAGAAATATAAAGAGAAATTAACTCTTCGCCCGCTAAAAGAGAAAGAGGCTATTCATCAAGCCATTCATCGCATGAAGGATGAACAAAAAAATTGGCTTTACTCTCTGATAGAGGCGGATCTAAGCTCTTATCTTCCCCTGGAATCCGATCAGAAAGAATTCAAATTCACTTTAGATCTATACAAAGAAGAAGACGCTTTCTTTGCCTCTTTGCTTAGGTTTTCAACTGAGAAGCCTTCAGGTAAATGCTCTGTTGTCAAGCTAGCCCTTTGCGCTTTTTCTTATGAAGCCTTAGGCAAGATTGAGCAGGCCGTAAATGGCTATTTCGCGCTTTTCCATTATCATTATGTTTTGAGGGATGAAAAAGCGGCTGCTAGTTGCTTATTAAAAGCCGTTTCTTTAATCGATAGCGCAGGAAGTGATTTAGAATGGGCGCATTTTCTGGAGAAAATTCCAAGGGAGGATTTGATTCAATTGGCGGACATCTATCCTGAGCCTAGGCTGAATCAACTGATTTTGCAAAAAGATGCGGTACGGCTCTCTTTTGAAGAGTGCTTGAGGGCATTTGAATTGCCTTCTTCTCAAAGACAAACAAATTGTTTTATCTCTTTTTATGAAAAGGATGAAACCATTCAGACTTGGTTAACGAGTAGTCTTATTCCCGATTTGGAAAAGGCGGGTATCGAGACGCTTTCCGCTCTTGGCTACATAGGATTAAGAGAAATATATAAAGAACCTGTTGGGGTATCTGAGCTAATTAGAAAAAGCGATCAAGTCCTTCTTCTTTGTACGACAGAAATGAAAACTATTTGCGATCAATATAATAAGACTTTTAACGGGATGACACAGCAAATACGGCTGGCAAAAGAGCGCTGGAAGGATATAAAATCGATTTTTGCTCTCGTCTTAAAGGGAAATAAAGATACTGCGGTGCCTTTCGGTTTTTTGGACTTGATCATGCCATGCGAAGAGGATATTTTCTCTCATTATTATATAAATCTTTTTAAATTATTGGCCAGTATGCGCGGCATTCTAACGCAAGAATTAAACCAATTAAGCGAGCGATTTGCCTCTCAAGCGAATATGATTAAAAAGGGAGTGATAGATACAGCTGCAGTTGCTAAATGGAAAGAAGAACAAGCTGCCTGGAAAAAAAAGGCGGTCGATCAATCGATCAATCGAGTGGCAGACAAGATTCAGACTTTTGTTGTCCCCTCTTCCGCTGGGCATTTTATTGGTCGTGAAAAGGAGCTTGAAAAAATTACTCAGCTTGTTGCCAATCAAAGCGCCTCGCGCATTTGCTTGACAGGCATGGCGGGAGTAGGGAAGAGCGAACTGGCGAGCCAATATGCGCACCGCTATCGGACTCAATATGATTTTATTTACACCATCAAAGCAGACTCTTGCGATAGCCTTATTCAAAGTTTTTTAGCCCTGGCCAATGAACTAAATATTCCGAGCGGGAACACTGAAGAACGCTTAAAATGGCTCAAATCAACTCTTGAGAAATGGAGCATTTCCTATCTTTTAATTTTGGATGGAATGAATACGCATGCGGTTTTTGAGATGCTTAGCAAGTATTTGCCCAATCGCAATGGGTGTTTGCTGCTGACCTCTCGTTTACCCGAATATTCCAGACTCCTAGAATTTGAATTAATTCAAATCCAATCCTTTACCACCTCTGAGGCCACTCAATATCTTAAAGAGTTCTATTTACATGCAGATGAAAAGGAGATTTCACGCTTAATTCACTATTTCAAGGGCCATCCCTTTGCTCTTCATTTGGCAGTGGAGTATATGCAAGCCCATTCTTTGACTGTGCGTGCTTTCAACGACCATGTGACTCAATATGGCATAAAGATTTTTGAAGACTCGATAGATCAGACTGGAGGACATTCCAATAAGCTTTTATCTCTTTGGAATACAAGCTTGCAAGAGATACAAAAAGAATCAATCATGCCTACAAAGCTGCTCTATTTTCTTTCTTTCTTTGGGGAAGAGGCCATACCATTAAAGATGATTGGACATTGGCAAGAAACTTATTATTCCTCTTATATATGCCTTGATGTATCTTGCTGGATAAAAGATCTTTTGGACTATTCTTTAATGCATAGCCCCGCTCCTAATTCTTTCGTCATTCCGCCTTTACTCCAAAGCCTCATGCTCCATTACCTTTCAATAGAAGAGCGCTATGAAACGGCTATTCAAGCCTCCAGACTAATTCTGACGTTCAGGCCTTCTCAAAAAGGAAATTCCCGCCTGTTGCAATTCAGCAGTTCTCATTGCAAGGCGATTGCTCAGCATCTGTCCTCTCTTAAACGGTCTTTTGTAGAAGAAGACAATCAATGGAAGACATTAGATGGCCTGCAAAAAGATTTGGAATCGCTCCTTTAA
- the pabB gene encoding aminodeoxychorismate synthase component I: protein MHHTLRLTSFTSTSLLAAANYFADYPGTCLLYSGGSLDSAKQSFLALFPYESVSVKEREIRWQSGREAQHYRFSNPWEGLQEVFFSRLGTQADSYAFGFLGYEMGAFADPDKPLPYLQADYTPDAYWERCALVLVYDHASSSATVILSAFAMPLLQVHERQWMERLSIPEGWQAFRESKAAVDDKQRPAGPLSLRPFLNRKDLYLNQIEQAKEWIRSGDVYQVNLSQSFIFDGIRRPFDVFSQVSQLNPAPFSAYLNRSDFCLVSTSPERFLQKRGNRLETRPIKGTIQRGKSIEEDESLKRQLLASPKERAELLMITDLMRNDLGRVSETGSVETPEIWRCEAYTNVFHLLSLVRSRARNELTSLEIIRACFPGGSITGCPKLRAMEIIQALEKKPRGAYTGSLGYMTGTGDFDLNIAIRTLVFKGKSIYLQLGGGIVIDSSPEQEYLETLFKGESLFKILGNAL from the coding sequence ATGCATCATACGCTTCGCTTAACATCTTTTACATCGACCAGCTTGCTGGCCGCCGCTAATTATTTTGCTGATTATCCAGGAACATGCTTGCTTTATTCCGGCGGCAGCCTGGATTCGGCAAAGCAGTCTTTCTTGGCCCTTTTCCCTTATGAAAGCGTGAGTGTGAAGGAGAGAGAGATAAGATGGCAAAGCGGAAGAGAGGCCCAGCATTACCGCTTTTCTAATCCCTGGGAAGGCCTTCAGGAAGTATTTTTCTCCCGCCTTGGCACACAGGCCGATTCTTATGCTTTCGGCTTTCTAGGATACGAAATGGGCGCATTCGCCGATCCCGATAAGCCTTTGCCTTATTTGCAGGCGGATTATACCCCTGATGCCTATTGGGAGCGCTGCGCGCTTGTATTAGTGTACGATCACGCCTCCTCGTCAGCCACTGTCATTTTGTCTGCCTTTGCGATGCCCCTGCTGCAAGTGCATGAGCGGCAATGGATGGAGCGTTTATCAATTCCTGAGGGATGGCAGGCGTTTAGGGAAAGCAAGGCTGCTGTTGACGATAAGCAGCGCCCGGCCGGTCCTTTATCTCTTCGCCCTTTTCTTAATCGCAAAGACCTTTATTTAAATCAAATTGAACAAGCCAAGGAATGGATACGGTCGGGAGATGTCTATCAAGTCAATTTGTCCCAATCTTTCATTTTTGATGGCATCAGGAGGCCTTTTGATGTCTTTTCTCAAGTCTCCCAGCTCAATCCGGCTCCTTTCTCTGCTTATTTGAATAGGTCGGATTTTTGCCTGGTTTCCACTTCTCCCGAGAGGTTTTTGCAAAAAAGAGGAAATCGTTTGGAGACTCGGCCGATCAAAGGAACGATTCAAAGAGGAAAAAGTATAGAAGAGGACGAATCTCTCAAGCGCCAGCTTTTGGCATCGCCTAAAGAGAGAGCCGAGCTTTTGATGATTACAGACCTAATGCGCAATGATTTGGGAAGGGTAAGCGAGACTGGCAGTGTAGAAACGCCGGAGATTTGGCGTTGCGAGGCATATACAAATGTTTTTCATCTTCTTTCCCTGGTGCGATCTCGCGCCAGAAACGAGCTCACTTCTTTGGAAATCATTCGCGCTTGTTTTCCTGGCGGCTCAATCACCGGATGCCCTAAATTAAGGGCGATGGAAATCATTCAAGCATTAGAGAAAAAGCCGCGAGGCGCTTATACGGGCTCTTTAGGGTACATGACCGGAACAGGCGATTTCGATTTGAATATTGCCATCCGTACCCTTGTCTTTAAGGGCAAGAGCATTTACTTGCAATTAGGAGGAGGAATAGTCATTGATTCCAGTCCCGAGCAAGAGTATCTAGAGACTTTATTTAAAGGCGAATCTCTTTTTAAAATTCTTGGAAATGCTCTCTGA
- a CDS encoding YebC/PmpR family DNA-binding transcriptional regulator yields MAGHSKWANIKHRKGKADAKKGKIFSRIAKEIISAVKLGGPDFKSNPRLRLALQKARAANMPNENIERNIKKASSADQADYHEMTYELYGHGGVGIVVDVMTDNKNRISSEMRIATNKRGGTIASPGAVTFNFDRKGVIQIAKKNAIEEELFLAASEAGAEDFEATDEMYIITTDPAHLYTVKDAINHLGFACEEAELEMIPKSYVECDTETAKENLALIDWLEELEDVDAVYHNMKIPDELQSEEA; encoded by the coding sequence ATGGCAGGTCATAGTAAATGGGCAAATATTAAACATCGCAAGGGTAAAGCCGATGCTAAGAAAGGGAAAATTTTTTCTCGCATTGCGAAGGAAATTATTAGCGCGGTTAAATTAGGCGGGCCGGACTTCAAGAGTAATCCTCGCCTGCGCCTAGCCCTTCAAAAAGCGCGTGCGGCGAATATGCCCAACGAAAATATCGAACGTAATATTAAGAAGGCGTCCAGTGCAGATCAAGCCGATTACCATGAAATGACATATGAGCTTTATGGGCATGGCGGGGTGGGTATTGTCGTTGATGTCATGACGGATAATAAGAATCGCATCTCTTCCGAAATGCGTATTGCTACAAACAAACGTGGAGGGACGATTGCAAGCCCCGGAGCGGTGACATTCAATTTTGACCGTAAAGGGGTCATCCAGATCGCCAAAAAAAATGCCATAGAAGAAGAGCTTTTTTTAGCTGCTTCCGAAGCTGGGGCTGAAGATTTCGAAGCGACGGACGAGATGTATATTATTACGACCGATCCTGCACATTTGTATACCGTCAAGGATGCCATCAATCATTTGGGATTCGCCTGCGAAGAGGCGGAATTGGAAATGATTCCAAAATCCTATGTCGAATGCGATACGGAAACGGCAAAAGAGAACTTGGCCTTAATTGATTGGTTAGAAGAGCTTGAAGACGTCGATGCCGTTTATCATAATATGAAAATTCCAGATGAGCTTCAGTCAGAAGAGGCTTAG
- a CDS encoding GNAT family N-acetyltransferase: protein MEAENKPENEEDNKPAEIIPGVELRYTELGDATYLKEWLMEPGVLRWFPMEDEVEIDDAVMRWIAFHRYKCSLTILVNGVPCGMATLYLQPYRKLAHQCEFGIIVGKGFRNRGIGTYLMNSIIHLAKEKFKIELLHLQVYAENPAMRLYKRFGFKEFGRQDAWIKEGDRYVGRVFMERFL, encoded by the coding sequence ATGGAAGCGGAAAATAAACCAGAGAATGAAGAAGATAATAAGCCAGCTGAGATTATTCCGGGCGTAGAACTTCGCTATACGGAGCTGGGAGACGCCACGTATCTGAAGGAATGGCTGATGGAGCCTGGTGTGTTGCGCTGGTTTCCTATGGAAGACGAAGTTGAAATCGATGATGCTGTCATGCGTTGGATTGCCTTTCATCGCTATAAATGCAGCTTGACCATTCTAGTTAATGGGGTTCCTTGTGGAATGGCCACGCTTTATCTGCAGCCTTATCGTAAGCTGGCTCATCAATGCGAGTTTGGAATCATTGTCGGAAAGGGATTTCGCAATCGAGGCATTGGCACTTATCTGATGAATAGCATTATTCATTTGGCAAAAGAAAAATTTAAAATCGAACTTTTACATCTGCAGGTTTATGCGGAAAATCCTGCTATGCGTTTGTATAAACGCTTTGGTTTTAAAGAATTCGGCCGTCAGGATGCGTGGATAAAAGAAGGCGATCGCTATGTCGGACGTGTTTTTATGGAGAGATTTTTATAA
- the prfB gene encoding peptide chain release factor 2 (programmed frameshift): protein MNNETQLRLKGIEERQLHMLRYLDLASKEARVKELETLMEEGDFWSHSEQAQAVINECNQLRAWTMPYQDLKRRFEDVKALLPEAFELNEQALIDELLEQLDQIEKQLSDLEVRRMLSGEMDGKDCYLTINSGAGGTEACDWAHMLSRMYQRWASKRGWKVEIIDFVEGEVVGLKSITLRFQGGYAYGYAKAEKGVHRLVRISPFDSNAKRHTSFASVDVSPEITDDIQIEIRPEDLRIDTYRSSGAGGQHVNKTDSAVRLTHLPTGIVVSCQTQRSQVQNKEACFQMLRSKLYELEVTEREKALNSLKGEKMENAWGSQIRNYVFQPYTLVKDTRTKVESGNIQAVMDGEIDEFVNAYLKEFG, encoded by the exons ATGAATAACGAGACACAATTACGCTTAAAAGGAATAGAAGAAAGGCAACTTCATATGTTGAGGTATCTT GACTTGGCTTCTAAGGAAGCGCGAGTAAAGGAATTAGAAACATTGATGGAAGAGGGCGATTTTTGGAGTCATTCCGAACAAGCCCAGGCTGTCATTAACGAATGCAATCAGCTGCGGGCCTGGACAATGCCCTATCAGGATTTAAAAAGGCGTTTTGAAGATGTCAAAGCCTTATTGCCCGAGGCCTTTGAATTAAATGAACAGGCCTTGATTGATGAGCTATTAGAGCAATTGGATCAAATTGAAAAACAACTGAGCGATCTTGAGGTCAGAAGAATGCTGTCTGGTGAAATGGACGGCAAAGATTGTTACTTGACAATCAATTCTGGAGCGGGAGGGACGGAAGCGTGCGATTGGGCTCACATGCTTTCCAGAATGTATCAACGATGGGCTTCTAAGCGCGGTTGGAAGGTGGAGATCATTGATTTTGTTGAAGGAGAGGTCGTCGGCTTAAAGAGCATCACGTTGCGCTTTCAAGGCGGCTATGCGTATGGCTATGCCAAAGCTGAAAAGGGCGTGCATCGCTTAGTTCGCATTTCGCCCTTTGACAGCAATGCCAAAAGGCATACGAGTTTTGCTTCTGTAGATGTGTCTCCCGAAATTACAGATGATATTCAAATCGAGATTAGGCCGGAAGATCTGAGAATTGATACTTACCGTTCCTCGGGAGCGGGAGGTCAGCACGTCAATAAAACCGATTCTGCTGTTCGCTTAACTCACTTGCCTACTGGAATTGTAGTCTCATGCCAAACTCAGCGAAGCCAAGTGCAGAATAAAGAAGCGTGCTTCCAAATGCTGCGTTCAAAGCTATATGAGTTAGAAGTAACGGAGCGCGAAAAGGCTCTTAATTCCCTGAAGGGAGAAAAGATGGAAAACGCTTGGGGAAGCCAAATCCGCAATTATGTTTTCCAGCCTTATACTTTAGTAAAGGATACCCGTACTAAAGTGGAATCGGGAAATATTCAAGCCGTTATGGATGGGGAAATCGATGAATTTGTTAACGCTTATTTAAAGGAGTTTGGCTAA
- a CDS encoding multidrug effflux MFS transporter has translation MFKVKEKATLSLFLIVLLLGFPQLSETIYTPSLPDLAHALQVNEKWAEFTLSIYFIGFALGVCLWGVVSDYIGRRPALLAGLSIYCVGSWGCYKSSSIALLLGWRFIQACGASAGSVVTQTMIRDLYTGAKRNQIFSVVGGALALSPAVGPLIGGGVDQLAGWRGNFVVLVGMGLALLSYCFWVLPETKEGERKGGMPFKRVAGQFLTDGKIWAYAILIGACNGIIFSYYAEAPFIFIECLGFTPGQYGLFGMVLALGSIGASVLSHRLNRQEMSGEKIIRLGCYCAMLASIGLTGWAYLGLLQEVNFVRLGAILVLICLLFFGIGLIIPNALSQALTDYRETMGTAGALFGLAYYFLIAGLTFLMGYLHNGNVEPMPLYFLFLAAVMTATSYGLKKRRRRDIQTA, from the coding sequence ATGTTTAAGGTGAAAGAGAAAGCGACGCTTTCTTTATTTTTGATCGTATTATTATTGGGATTTCCTCAATTGAGCGAGACCATCTATACGCCTTCTTTGCCGGATTTGGCCCATGCCCTCCAGGTAAATGAAAAATGGGCGGAATTTACGCTTAGTATTTACTTTATTGGGTTTGCCTTGGGCGTTTGTTTATGGGGCGTGGTATCGGATTATATCGGACGCCGTCCTGCGCTGCTGGCAGGCTTATCGATTTATTGTGTGGGGAGCTGGGGGTGCTATAAATCCTCTTCGATTGCCCTATTGCTGGGCTGGCGCTTCATTCAGGCTTGCGGAGCCAGTGCGGGATCTGTTGTGACCCAGACCATGATTCGCGATCTTTATACAGGGGCTAAGCGCAATCAGATTTTTTCAGTCGTGGGGGGGGCACTGGCTCTTTCGCCTGCTGTCGGCCCTTTGATTGGAGGGGGAGTGGATCAACTGGCCGGGTGGCGCGGAAACTTTGTCGTTTTAGTGGGCATGGGCCTGGCTCTCCTCAGCTACTGCTTTTGGGTTTTGCCTGAAACCAAAGAAGGAGAAAGAAAGGGAGGAATGCCGTTTAAAAGAGTGGCCGGTCAATTTTTGACTGATGGGAAGATTTGGGCCTATGCCATCTTAATTGGAGCTTGCAACGGCATAATTTTTAGTTATTATGCTGAAGCGCCCTTTATTTTTATTGAATGCTTGGGTTTCACTCCTGGACAATATGGCTTGTTTGGAATGGTTCTTGCCTTGGGAAGCATAGGAGCCTCTGTTCTTTCGCATCGCCTGAACCGACAAGAAATGAGTGGAGAAAAGATCATCCGGTTAGGCTGCTATTGTGCAATGCTCGCTTCAATCGGATTGACAGGGTGGGCATATCTAGGCCTTTTGCAGGAAGTCAACTTTGTTCGCTTAGGTGCCATTCTTGTTTTAATTTGCCTGTTATTTTTTGGAATCGGATTGATTATTCCCAATGCCTTGTCTCAGGCGCTGACGGATTATCGAGAGACCATGGGCACGGCTGGAGCACTTTTTGGTTTAGCTTATTATTTCCTTATTGCCGGATTGACCTTTTTAATGGGGTATTTGCATAATGGGAATGTCGAGCCTATGCCCCTCTATTTTCTCTTTTTAGCTGCTGTGATGACCGCCACTAGCTACGGCTTAAAAAAGAGAAGAAGGAGGGACATTCAAACAGCCTAA